From one Agathobaculum sp. NTUH-O15-33 genomic stretch:
- a CDS encoding phage head morphogenesis protein: MDDIEAVFNRKDMTFEEAVQYFKERVPVTASVFYGIAEKYRGLAFTVGGYTKAQILKRFYEEILAALEQGNPLSEFRRNMNEFLEAEGYEGLDPLQADLIFRTNIQTAYNVGHYEQMTDPGVMKLRPYWQYDAVNDAHTRPSHLAMDGRVFPADSEVWNTWFPPNGFRCRCTVKTLSKRQVEARGLKVEQTAPEGLMPDPHFSTNPAKVRFEPDLKDYPAPLVKAYQNREKENPGK; encoded by the coding sequence ATGGACGACATTGAGGCCGTATTCAACCGAAAGGACATGACCTTCGAGGAGGCCGTCCAGTATTTCAAGGAGCGCGTCCCGGTCACGGCGTCGGTCTTCTACGGTATCGCGGAGAAGTACCGGGGGCTCGCCTTCACAGTGGGCGGCTACACGAAGGCGCAGATCCTCAAGCGGTTCTATGAGGAGATCCTCGCGGCGCTGGAACAGGGGAACCCCCTCTCGGAGTTCCGGCGCAATATGAACGAGTTCCTCGAGGCCGAGGGCTATGAGGGGCTCGACCCGCTGCAAGCCGACCTCATCTTCCGCACCAACATCCAAACGGCCTACAATGTGGGCCACTATGAGCAGATGACAGACCCGGGCGTCATGAAGCTCCGCCCCTACTGGCAGTATGACGCCGTCAACGACGCCCACACCCGCCCGAGTCACCTCGCGATGGACGGGCGGGTCTTCCCAGCAGACAGCGAGGTATGGAATACATGGTTCCCGCCGAACGGGTTCCGATGCCGCTGCACGGTCAAGACGCTCTCAAAGAGACAGGTCGAGGCCCGGGGGCTCAAGGTGGAACAGACAGCGCCGGAGGGCCTCATGCCCGACCCGCACTTCTCGACCAACCCGGCAAAGGTACGCTTCGAGCCCGACCTCAAGGACTACCCCGCGCCGCTTGTGAAGGCGTACCAAAACCGGGAAAAAGAGAACCCGGGCAAATAA
- a CDS encoding phage protease, protein MSDFLTLKGGEVDVGGAPEVISVLPFGHVVSQKGEFDVDEESLAAMKAQIAERGVDLVVDYEHQTLTGDRAPAAGWVKELFAEDGHIKARVEWTLPAKQYLENKEYRYLSPVITVRKSDNKATGLHSLALTNTPAIAGMTPIVNSSTFEGGKTNMNELIKKLAAALGLGEDAGEEQILEALSACIEENKALKEAAEGKKPGDGKQPPEEDTVVANKAVCELRRAQGRGSRRRGRRRHHVPQGRHRRTRQGP, encoded by the coding sequence ATGAGCGATTTTCTCACCCTAAAGGGGGGCGAAGTGGATGTCGGAGGAGCGCCGGAGGTCATCTCCGTTTTGCCCTTCGGCCATGTCGTGAGCCAGAAGGGAGAGTTCGACGTCGACGAGGAAAGCCTCGCCGCGATGAAGGCGCAGATCGCCGAGCGCGGCGTCGACCTTGTCGTCGACTACGAGCACCAGACCCTAACAGGAGACCGGGCCCCCGCCGCCGGATGGGTCAAGGAGCTGTTCGCCGAGGACGGGCACATCAAGGCCCGGGTCGAGTGGACGCTCCCGGCGAAGCAGTACCTTGAGAACAAGGAATACCGCTACCTCTCCCCGGTCATCACCGTCCGCAAGTCGGACAACAAGGCGACGGGCCTCCACTCCCTCGCCCTCACCAACACCCCAGCGATCGCGGGCATGACCCCGATTGTAAATTCATCCACATTTGAAGGAGGCAAAACCAACATGAACGAACTCATCAAGAAGCTCGCGGCGGCGCTCGGCCTGGGCGAAGACGCGGGCGAGGAGCAGATCCTCGAGGCGCTCTCCGCTTGCATCGAGGAGAACAAAGCCCTCAAGGAAGCCGCCGAGGGCAAGAAGCCCGGGGACGGCAAGCAGCCGCCCGAGGAGGACACCGTCGTCGCGAACAAGGCCGTCTGTGAGCTCCGCAGGGCTCAAGGCCGGGGCTCCCGCCGCCGAGGTCGCCGCCGTCATCATGTCCCTCAAGGGCGGCATCGACGGACGCGTCAAGGCCCTTGA
- a CDS encoding phage protease, which yields MSLKGGIDGRVKALEEQLADRDAEEAVELALKSGKITPAQKEWAKGYALKSPDGFKSFLEKAPQVVPMSEVAGGETLALKGKKPDEATMLICKQLGVSAEDLEKYGTKEE from the coding sequence ATGTCCCTCAAGGGCGGCATCGACGGACGCGTCAAGGCCCTTGAGGAGCAGCTCGCCGACCGGGATGCCGAGGAAGCCGTTGAGCTGGCGCTCAAGAGCGGCAAGATCACCCCGGCACAGAAGGAATGGGCCAAGGGCTACGCCCTCAAGAGCCCGGACGGGTTCAAGTCGTTCCTTGAGAAAGCGCCCCAGGTCGTCCCCATGAGCGAGGTCGCGGGCGGCGAGACCCTGGCACTCAAGGGCAAAAAGCCCGACGAGGCGACGATGCTCATATGCAAGCAGCTCGGCGTGAGCGCCGAGGATCTGGAAAAGTACGGCACGAAGGAGGAGTAA
- a CDS encoding Mu-like prophage major head subunit gpT family protein translates to MIVNQQTLRGIYVGFNTLFNKALEGVTPLYTEIATVTPSTTESETYAWLGDIPGMREWIGDREIQNISASDYTIKNKDFELTIGIDRNAIEDDKIGLYNPSVQMLGQSAAAHPDDLIFKLLAEGFSEKCYDGQPFFSDAHKVGKKAVSNKTTAKLSMESYIAARAAMMSLTNSKGRALNLIPNVLAVPPALEATARDILVADYINGTKNTMQGTAKPLVIPQLAGHDSKWFLLCTSRPIKPLIWQQRKKPKFVSKTQETDDNVFMKKTFLYGVDSRGNAGFGFWQMAYAGDGTAEA, encoded by the coding sequence ATGATTGTAAACCAGCAGACTTTGAGGGGGATTTACGTCGGCTTCAACACCTTGTTCAACAAGGCGCTTGAGGGCGTGACCCCGCTCTACACCGAGATCGCCACCGTCACCCCCTCGACCACGGAGTCCGAGACCTACGCATGGCTCGGCGACATCCCGGGGATGAGGGAATGGATCGGCGACCGCGAGATCCAGAACATCAGCGCGAGCGACTACACCATCAAGAACAAGGACTTCGAGCTGACGATCGGCATTGACCGCAACGCGATCGAGGATGACAAGATCGGCCTCTATAACCCGTCTGTCCAGATGCTCGGCCAGTCCGCAGCAGCCCACCCCGACGATCTCATCTTCAAGCTGCTCGCGGAGGGCTTCTCCGAAAAGTGCTACGACGGGCAGCCCTTTTTCTCCGACGCCCACAAGGTCGGCAAGAAGGCCGTCTCCAACAAGACCACGGCCAAGCTCTCGATGGAGTCCTACATCGCCGCCCGCGCCGCTATGATGAGCCTCACCAACTCGAAGGGCCGGGCGCTGAACCTCATCCCGAATGTGCTCGCCGTCCCGCCCGCCCTGGAAGCGACCGCCCGGGACATCCTGGTCGCCGACTACATCAACGGCACCAAGAACACCATGCAGGGTACCGCGAAGCCCCTCGTCATCCCGCAGCTCGCCGGGCATGACTCCAAGTGGTTCTTGCTTTGCACCTCCCGGCCCATCAAGCCCCTCATCTGGCAGCAGCGCAAGAAGCCGAAGTTCGTCTCCAAGACCCAGGAGACCGACGACAACGTCTTCATGAAGAAGACCTTCCTCTATGGCGTCGACTCCCGAGGGAACGCGGGCTTCGGGTTCTGGCAGATGGCATACGCCGGAGACGGCACCGCCGAAGCCTAA
- a CDS encoding gp436 family protein, whose amino-acid sequence MSYSTKEEVREMLKDDALNAIIGDTFIEDPVEREELVAPIIEGAIADADAEIDGYLAKRYAVPLSPAPKVINKFSKDIAVYNLFSRIGIDESTDQKTYLNRYNAAIKFFELVADGKVSIGTEADDPASAAATGFSAKSNTRLFTRGSMRGM is encoded by the coding sequence GTGAGCTACAGCACGAAAGAGGAAGTCCGGGAGATGCTCAAGGACGACGCCCTCAACGCGATCATCGGGGACACCTTCATCGAAGACCCCGTCGAGCGTGAGGAGCTCGTCGCGCCGATTATTGAAGGCGCGATCGCCGACGCCGACGCGGAGATCGACGGCTACCTCGCCAAGAGGTACGCCGTCCCGCTCTCCCCGGCCCCGAAGGTTATCAACAAGTTTTCAAAGGACATCGCGGTCTATAACCTGTTTTCCCGGATCGGCATCGACGAGAGCACCGACCAAAAGACCTACCTCAACCGCTACAACGCGGCGATCAAGTTCTTTGAGCTTGTGGCCGACGGGAAGGTCTCCATCGGCACGGAAGCCGACGACCCGGCAAGCGCAGCCGCGACCGGGTTCTCGGCGAAGTCAAACACCCGGCTTTTCACCCGGGGCAGCATGAGGGGGATGTAG
- a CDS encoding phage virion morphogenesis protein: protein MYSIRLQGDTAALLRKMRRYSELDRKGLNIALAEGVRESTLERFKQGRGPDGKRWKTSIRAAETGGKTLIDSSQLRNSIKTTADASGFAVGTNVKHAATHQFGDKGRTIRAKRAKNLRFQVGGQWISKKKVKVNIPARPFLGLSDEDMQEIKATTEEFIGRDD from the coding sequence GTGTATAGCATCCGACTGCAAGGAGACACCGCCGCCCTCCTCCGAAAAATGCGGCGTTATTCGGAGCTTGACAGGAAGGGCCTCAACATCGCCCTCGCCGAAGGCGTCCGGGAGTCTACCCTCGAACGGTTCAAGCAAGGCCGGGGGCCGGACGGCAAGCGGTGGAAGACCTCCATCCGGGCGGCAGAGACCGGGGGCAAGACCCTCATCGACTCCTCCCAGCTCCGCAACTCCATCAAGACGACGGCGGACGCCTCCGGGTTTGCGGTCGGCACAAATGTCAAGCACGCGGCAACCCACCAATTCGGCGACAAGGGCCGCACCATCCGGGCAAAGCGGGCGAAGAACCTCCGCTTCCAGGTGGGCGGACAATGGATCAGCAAGAAGAAGGTCAAGGTCAACATCCCCGCCCGGCCCTTCCTCGGCCTCTCGGACGAGGACATGCAGGAGATCAAGGCCACGACCGAGGAGTTCATCGGGAGGGATGACTAA
- a CDS encoding DUF2586 family protein, with the protein MLDGTTQIVNLAGLVCGLYAKAAVQESIGKTRAEAGFGIPKTKLLELLPAGMDNSIIELLDVAGYLTFREYDGLDDFFVYHTKMMSPDGSDFRYAEDVRVKNKIIRETRKEGLLLLNDDIDLEDVQGELETRAKFMFVPLQRMIDAKEISSAEITVPEGQEETILEDETMRVKIRYVSRGYIREVEVDLGRAQPSD; encoded by the coding sequence ATGCTGGACGGCACGACGCAGATCGTCAACCTCGCGGGCCTTGTGTGCGGCCTCTACGCAAAGGCAGCGGTGCAGGAGTCCATCGGCAAAACCAGGGCGGAGGCCGGGTTCGGCATCCCGAAGACGAAGCTCCTCGAGCTGCTCCCCGCCGGGATGGACAACTCCATCATCGAACTTTTGGACGTGGCGGGCTACCTCACGTTCCGGGAGTACGACGGGCTCGACGACTTCTTCGTCTACCACACAAAGATGATGAGCCCGGACGGGAGTGACTTCCGCTATGCCGAGGATGTCCGGGTCAAGAACAAAATCATCCGGGAGACCCGGAAGGAAGGGCTCCTTCTGCTCAACGACGACATCGACCTCGAGGACGTCCAGGGCGAGCTTGAGACCCGGGCGAAGTTCATGTTCGTCCCCTTGCAGCGCATGATCGACGCGAAGGAGATCAGCTCCGCTGAGATCACCGTACCCGAGGGGCAGGAGGAGACCATCCTCGAGGACGAGACAATGCGGGTCAAGATCCGCTATGTGTCCCGGGGCTACATCCGGGAGGTCGAGGTAGACCTCGGCAGGGCGCAGCCCAGCGACTAA
- a CDS encoding DUF6848 family protein, translating into MEDMKKEVAGKSRAEEMKEKYGKVYRVGATIEVDDETEKTVEFYFKRPSTASYDRYVKTTAQGATKALKTFLFDNVVAESEADLEADLEEFPALALSIGEKLLGMLGLSKQTNLKML; encoded by the coding sequence ATGGAAGACATGAAGAAGGAAGTCGCGGGCAAGAGCCGCGCCGAGGAAATGAAAGAGAAATACGGCAAGGTCTACCGCGTCGGCGCGACGATCGAGGTGGACGACGAGACCGAGAAGACGGTCGAGTTCTACTTCAAGCGCCCCTCCACGGCGAGCTATGACAGATACGTCAAGACTACCGCCCAGGGCGCGACGAAGGCCCTCAAGACCTTCCTCTTTGACAACGTGGTCGCGGAAAGCGAAGCGGATCTCGAGGCCGACCTTGAGGAGTTCCCGGCCCTGGCGCTCTCCATCGGCGAGAAGCTGCTCGGGATGCTGGGCCTCTCTAAGCAGACAAATTTGAAGATGCTCTAA
- a CDS encoding phage tail tape measure protein gives MSLESVFRLSLIMNLIDNLTGPMAGVTSSVDGTVSKLQKVNSTLGSVAKTGAVMQEVGSQITGAVLSPVEATFETRRAIGELASLGVKDLGAVEDAAREFSDQWAGTTKADFIAAAYDIKSGIATLSDEGVAEFTSLAALTAKATKSTAGEMTSLFATGYGIYKGYYDDMSDLEFGEMFSAGIAKSVQQFKTTGSEMASSIESLGASATNANVPLEEQLTILGMLQGTMSGSEAGTKYAAFIQSAAKGGEELGLSFLDANNQLKSLPEILDQLRGKYGDTIDAMEKQELASAFGTDEAVDLIDLLYNKTEDLQGNILTMYDALGSGTGVATEMANAINETEPERFERLTQRIQNVKESIGNSLLPTINDLMSTGEQVLTKVGSWVEENQELVRVIMLVVLAIGGFLTIAGTVIAVVSGVGLIITKVISGFKLLKAGFLLAKGALTPLISSVWSFTAALLANPVTWIVIGIVALIAALVLLYNKCEWFRNAVNAIIDFFKEKLGAALEVASAIFSGIGNVIGSVMNAAKATVSQNLDNMRSAYEAHGGGIRGAAAAAVEGVKGIYTAGFTFLDNLTGGRLSAIRDKFVGFVTSIASGVSERFTAVKTAFSNGITAIKNTVTGAVTWFFESGKRVVTTFANGIKSAFTGAVDAVKGGLQRIRNMLPFSDAKEGPLSTLTLSGQRTMTTYAHGLELAQDAPAQAIEKGLDGAKATLEREPVQKVDLTSGGGKKEGSESGGSGEGSSGKQVIIQKLLIPVDLKKIKDLEQLLAMLKEVEDYAEANGSEEPADDQDAEPAPA, from the coding sequence ATGAGTTTAGAGTCCGTGTTCCGATTGTCGCTCATTATGAACCTGATCGACAACCTAACCGGGCCGATGGCTGGCGTCACGTCCAGCGTCGACGGAACCGTCTCCAAGCTGCAAAAGGTCAATTCAACTCTCGGCAGCGTGGCAAAGACGGGGGCCGTCATGCAGGAGGTGGGCTCACAGATCACGGGGGCGGTGCTGTCCCCGGTCGAGGCCACCTTCGAGACAAGACGGGCGATCGGCGAGCTGGCCTCCCTGGGCGTGAAAGACCTCGGGGCGGTCGAAGACGCCGCCCGGGAGTTCTCCGACCAATGGGCCGGAACCACGAAGGCCGACTTCATCGCGGCGGCCTACGACATCAAAAGCGGCATCGCGACGCTCTCGGACGAGGGCGTCGCGGAGTTCACAAGCCTCGCGGCCCTGACCGCGAAGGCGACGAAGTCCACGGCGGGCGAGATGACCTCGCTATTTGCCACGGGCTACGGCATTTATAAGGGCTACTATGACGACATGAGCGATCTCGAGTTCGGCGAGATGTTCTCGGCAGGGATCGCGAAGTCGGTGCAGCAGTTCAAGACGACGGGCTCCGAGATGGCCTCGAGCATTGAGAGCCTGGGTGCGTCGGCCACGAACGCGAACGTCCCCCTTGAGGAGCAGCTCACCATCCTCGGCATGTTGCAGGGGACAATGAGCGGCAGCGAGGCGGGCACGAAATACGCCGCCTTCATCCAGTCCGCAGCGAAGGGCGGCGAGGAGCTGGGCCTCTCGTTCCTGGATGCAAACAACCAGCTCAAGAGCCTCCCCGAGATCCTCGACCAGCTCCGGGGCAAGTACGGCGACACCATCGACGCGATGGAGAAGCAGGAGCTCGCCTCCGCCTTCGGCACGGACGAGGCGGTCGACCTCATTGACCTCCTCTACAACAAGACCGAGGACTTGCAGGGGAACATCCTCACCATGTACGACGCCCTTGGCTCCGGCACAGGGGTCGCCACGGAGATGGCGAACGCAATCAACGAGACCGAGCCGGAGCGGTTTGAGCGGCTCACGCAGCGCATCCAGAACGTCAAGGAGTCCATCGGGAACAGTTTACTCCCCACAATCAACGATCTCATGTCGACGGGCGAGCAGGTGCTCACGAAGGTCGGCTCCTGGGTCGAGGAGAACCAGGAGCTCGTCCGGGTCATCATGCTTGTCGTCCTGGCGATCGGCGGCTTCCTCACCATAGCGGGCACGGTCATCGCCGTCGTCTCCGGCGTGGGCTTGATTATCACGAAGGTAATCTCCGGGTTCAAGCTCCTCAAGGCCGGGTTCCTATTAGCGAAGGGAGCGCTCACGCCGCTCATATCGAGCGTGTGGAGCTTTACAGCGGCACTCCTGGCGAACCCTGTCACCTGGATCGTGATCGGCATCGTGGCCCTCATCGCGGCCCTGGTGCTGCTCTACAACAAGTGCGAGTGGTTCCGAAACGCGGTCAACGCAATCATCGACTTTTTCAAGGAGAAGCTCGGCGCAGCTCTTGAGGTCGCGTCGGCGATCTTCTCCGGCATCGGCAACGTCATCGGCTCCGTCATGAACGCAGCGAAGGCGACGGTCTCCCAGAACCTCGACAACATGCGATCCGCATACGAGGCGCACGGCGGGGGAATCCGTGGTGCAGCAGCGGCAGCGGTCGAGGGCGTCAAGGGCATCTATACGGCGGGCTTTACCTTCCTGGATAATCTCACCGGCGGGCGGCTCTCGGCGATCCGTGACAAGTTTGTCGGCTTCGTGACGAGCATAGCCTCGGGCGTGTCCGAACGGTTCACAGCCGTCAAAACGGCGTTCTCGAATGGAATCACCGCGATCAAGAACACGGTCACGGGAGCCGTGACGTGGTTCTTTGAGTCGGGCAAGCGCGTCGTCACCACATTCGCGAACGGTATCAAATCGGCGTTCACGGGCGCGGTCGACGCGGTAAAGGGCGGCTTGCAGCGCATCCGAAATATGCTCCCCTTCTCCGACGCGAAAGAAGGCCCTCTCTCGACGCTGACCCTCTCGGGACAACGCACGATGACAACCTACGCCCACGGCCTCGAGCTGGCGCAGGATGCACCCGCCCAGGCAATCGAGAAGGGGCTCGACGGCGCGAAGGCTACGCTCGAACGCGAGCCCGTCCAGAAGGTCGACCTCACAAGCGGAGGCGGCAAGAAGGAAGGCTCCGAGAGCGGAGGCTCCGGCGAGGGCAGCTCCGGCAAGCAAGTCATCATTCAAAAGCTGCTCATTCCGGTCGACCTCAAGAAGATCAAAGACCTCGAGCAGCTCCTCGCGATGCTCAAGGAGGTCGAGGACTACGCCGAGGCCAACGGCAGCGAGGAACCCGCAGACGATCAAGACGCCGAACCGGCACCGGCATAA
- a CDS encoding transcriptional regulator, whose product MIYTEDQIVKVNGVVLPGLVKSIEVKESAQIDEQEVEGSATKPKQATGYEDAKVNIELILDDTPTQTKYQRLETLRAIFRTPGQSVPKPLSIVSEDTAAHGVDKVLFKGLTHKMENKKEQLTVSLEFWEYVPQTIQTTSSSSGSSSGGGSSGGSSGGTQQQTTLSSDYQKYLQTSRGKSPAVDDASTAAALDKVSQMPY is encoded by the coding sequence ATGATTTACACCGAAGACCAGATCGTCAAGGTGAACGGGGTCGTCCTCCCTGGCCTTGTTAAGAGTATCGAGGTCAAGGAGTCGGCCCAGATCGACGAGCAAGAGGTCGAGGGCAGCGCCACAAAGCCCAAACAGGCGACGGGCTACGAGGACGCGAAGGTCAATATCGAACTCATTCTCGACGACACACCAACGCAAACGAAGTACCAGCGGCTCGAGACGCTTCGGGCGATCTTCCGAACGCCCGGCCAGTCAGTCCCGAAGCCGCTCTCTATTGTCAGCGAAGACACGGCAGCGCACGGCGTCGACAAGGTTCTATTCAAGGGGCTCACTCACAAAATGGAGAACAAGAAGGAGCAGCTCACCGTCTCCCTTGAGTTCTGGGAGTACGTCCCGCAGACCATACAGACGACGAGCAGCTCGTCGGGATCTTCGTCCGGCGGCGGCTCCTCTGGCGGGAGCTCCGGCGGAACCCAGCAGCAAACGACCTTGTCTTCTGACTATCAAAAATACTTGCAGACGAGCCGAGGGAAGTCCCCAGCCGTCGACGATGCAAGCACGGCGGCAGCTCTCGACAAGGTCTCACAGATGCCATACTAA
- a CDS encoding serine/arginine repetitive matrix protein 2: METLELFYPQIAARAGPYTFDKGIEIEVHSSKSSYFDWAKIRFTEQFQPKISLARKDPAAIELGYNNVFEEVFTGYVSKPYNGGGFTDEVTLKDEMLLLEETQINNTFLDTTPQEMIAYFLGKAGLSKMKLSSKGYPERKRLPIRQMNVIEAINAVHAAWNIKQPFFFSGGVFYWGEKPEQNKTYIFEYGVNIIALTRKRRLVGARDGLGPLCPTLPQNQCEAP, encoded by the coding sequence ATGGAAACGCTCGAATTATTCTACCCTCAAATCGCGGCCCGCGCTGGCCCCTATACCTTCGACAAGGGCATAGAGATCGAGGTTCACTCCTCGAAGTCTTCTTATTTTGATTGGGCGAAGATCCGCTTCACGGAGCAGTTTCAACCGAAGATCTCACTCGCCCGGAAAGACCCGGCAGCGATTGAGCTCGGGTATAACAATGTCTTTGAGGAGGTCTTCACCGGCTACGTCTCCAAGCCGTACAACGGAGGAGGCTTCACCGACGAAGTGACTCTCAAGGACGAGATGCTTCTCCTCGAGGAGACGCAGATCAACAACACATTCCTCGACACAACTCCGCAGGAGATGATCGCCTACTTTCTCGGGAAGGCCGGGCTCTCGAAGATGAAGCTCTCCTCCAAGGGATACCCGGAACGGAAACGGCTTCCCATTCGGCAGATGAACGTCATCGAGGCGATCAATGCCGTACATGCAGCATGGAACATCAAACAGCCGTTTTTCTTCTCTGGGGGCGTGTTCTATTGGGGAGAGAAGCCGGAGCAGAACAAGACCTACATCTTCGAGTATGGCGTCAACATCATCGCCCTCACCAGGAAGCGGCGGCTCGTGGGAGCTCGAGACGGTCTCGGCCCCCTTTGTCCGACACTCCCACAAAATCAGTGTGAAGCACCCTAA
- a CDS encoding carbamoyl-phosphate synthase subunit L, with protein MLEQMMRAVARKIIAQDYPHAKSPAVVYATVSKATQLGETFDLEDLVIHNDETGSSFKGHITAHWNEYTLTVVDRWGNEDESFPPLLASDPKDNIRPGPSWPLRWHTGTARRSLGRCSYDRVTRHRHPTQ; from the coding sequence ATGCTTGAGCAGATGATGAGGGCGGTCGCGAGGAAGATCATCGCGCAGGATTACCCCCACGCAAAGAGCCCCGCCGTGGTCTACGCCACCGTCAGCAAGGCGACGCAGCTCGGCGAGACGTTCGATCTCGAGGATCTTGTCATTCATAACGACGAGACCGGGAGCAGCTTCAAGGGCCACATAACGGCGCATTGGAACGAATACACCCTCACCGTCGTCGATCGCTGGGGGAACGAGGACGAGAGCTTCCCTCCTCTCCTGGCGTCAGATCCAAAGGACAATATAAGGCCGGGGCCTTCGTGGCCGTTGCGATGGCATACGGGGACAGCCCGGCGATCATTGGGGAGGTGCAGCTATGACAGGGTTACACGACACCGACATCCGACTCAATGA
- a CDS encoding DUF2634 domain-containing protein, whose product MTGLHDTDIRLNDEWALTQAADGDAPLCSGLECLYQNIILEALTQPGDLFYDASFGWGLYDFIQSEDDDLVRLEIAQRARLGLQKREVIVPESIEIDVGFSDDTFRLRCSFQFADEEEPRELNVVISAVGVEVITT is encoded by the coding sequence ATGACAGGGTTACACGACACCGACATCCGACTCAATGATGAATGGGCCCTCACGCAAGCGGCAGACGGAGACGCGCCCCTCTGTTCGGGGCTTGAATGTCTATATCAGAACATCATCCTCGAAGCGCTCACACAGCCCGGGGATCTCTTTTATGACGCTTCGTTCGGCTGGGGGCTATACGACTTCATTCAATCCGAAGACGACGATCTTGTGCGGCTTGAAATCGCGCAGCGGGCGCGGCTGGGCCTTCAAAAGCGGGAGGTCATCGTGCCCGAGAGCATAGAGATCGACGTCGGATTTTCGGACGACACCTTCCGGCTCCGCTGCTCCTTTCAGTTTGCGGACGAGGAGGAGCCCCGGGAGCTCAATGTCGTCATTAGTGCGGTCGGCGTGGAGGTGATAACAACATGA
- a CDS encoding baseplate J/gp47 family protein, translated as MSWREAEKEGSRYNVPEGQITRSLTFLNGIDGISNGEDWIVREGSDTEDDEGLRTRALRSWSELAARSIEDTFINAAEAVQGVLFAQADCDHPRGQGTVDVIVTGTAGEATEGLLDEVRDAVDKIAGPYDNVLVKSSTTVSQDIEVTVSTSDVSENEDIKNGISAILAELLAVRKGRRFNELRRSDINFAIRSNYSAATNAEIITPAEDVVLEKDKVITLGSVSVTVRRE; from the coding sequence ATGTCCTGGAGAGAAGCGGAGAAAGAGGGCTCTCGGTACAATGTGCCGGAAGGACAGATCACCCGGAGCCTCACGTTCCTCAATGGGATCGACGGCATCTCAAACGGCGAGGACTGGATCGTCCGGGAAGGAAGCGACACCGAGGACGACGAGGGGCTCCGAACGCGGGCGCTCCGATCCTGGTCGGAGCTCGCGGCCCGGTCTATTGAGGACACATTCATCAATGCAGCGGAGGCCGTCCAGGGCGTCCTATTTGCACAGGCTGACTGTGACCACCCGAGAGGGCAAGGGACGGTCGACGTGATTGTAACAGGGACGGCGGGAGAGGCGACGGAAGGACTTCTCGACGAAGTTCGGGATGCCGTTGACAAGATTGCCGGGCCATACGATAATGTTCTTGTGAAGTCTTCTACAACGGTTTCCCAGGACATCGAGGTCACGGTCTCGACCTCTGACGTGTCGGAGAACGAGGACATCAAGAACGGGATCTCCGCGATCCTTGCCGAGCTGCTCGCCGTCCGAAAGGGCCGGAGGTTCAACGAGCTCCGGCGCTCCGACATCAACTTTGCAATCCGCAGCAACTACAGCGCCGCCACGAACGCGGAGATCATCACCCCCGCCGAGGACGTGGTGCTCGAGAAGGACAAGGTCATCACTCTCGGCTCCGTCTCTGTGACAGTGAGAAGGGAGTGA